CAAGCAAAGCACCGGGCACAGACCCTCGCTGCACAGGCAGCAACCCAGACACGAGTaaagcagacgaaaagacCGTCCGTTTCGACTTTGGCCCGTCCCGAAGTCTTCACCACGCGTGCCTCAGTGGCAAACGAAAGATCGAGTTCCTCGTCTCTTGattcttctgcgtcctcgaGCTTAGGTTTGCGCGACCGCGTTTCAGCTCCGTGCAAGACGACTCTACCCCAGCGAAAAAGTCAGAGTGCCGACGACGGGGAGGACACAGAAGAACcgcaggagaggaaaagacgagccagggaaagagacaggagagaaggcagccaagaggcagaagcggatCGGACGGGCTACTCAGTACAAAGGGAGTACGCGCGACAGagtgacgaggaagagacaagatACCGGAACGACGAAGGCGTCGACGGAGCAGTGCCCCacagagggagggagagaagacgctcaGCGCCTACCTTTGCAATTcaacgcagagaagcagaacgcaTTCGAAGGGACCCAGATGCACCTGAAATGGCAGTTTTCTCCTCCCCCGCGTACGCACAGCACATGGCAAGGGCGCCGCGTCTGCCACCCCCCGAGGAAAGTTCTGACAGGCGCATGTTGGCtgagtctctgttttttcctaGTGAACAAACAGGACTCCAGGGCAGcagccttctctcgcgaagTTCAAGAGACCCACAGGAGGAAGTGACTCCAACAGAAGGCACTGAATCTGTCGAGACCGCGGCGCTGCTGAAAGAAGCCGAAATGTGGGTTCGAATGCTCCCACTGTGGCCACCTGCGGACTGGGACAAAGTCATCGATTACTtccacagagaggaggaaaaacgtgaaaccgaagaagacgaagaggagcgcgagaaagaagaagcttcTTATTTTGCCGAAACGGTGGACGAATGCATGGCCTCGAAGGATGGCGAGACGGATGGAAACGCAAAGCAGGCAGCGAAACACCGGGATGACGGTGTTGTCGCCCGCAGAACCCACAAGAGGGTGGAACGTGGGGAGGCACAGAGCTCCGAAAATCcgacaaagaaacaagaggaacCTTGGCTTGAGAACGGAGACCTCttgaagcagagagaaaagagcccCACCcgcggagagagcagaactGTCCGTCTGGAAGCGTCGGCTTCACAGGAGAAAACAACTGAACCGGAAGTTACAGGGACAGAGTCTCTagggaaggaggcgagaaactgtgaaaaaaacgaaactaCACATTTTCCGAGGCCCATACACCCGAGGCATCTTTCTGCACCTTCCACTCAACCGGGAGGCATGTCCTCCTGTCAGGAGGCAGCAGATCTGCTCTTCCAGTTTGGCCTTGTCATGGGCGCAGACGGTTTGGAACTCCTCAGAGAGATGCTAAAACTCAAAGGGAATGAACGAATTTCTGCAGGTAAACTCAAACAATCCTGTTTttgccatatatatatatatacactcGTAGCAGGTACACATACAAATTTACGTAGAAAGATTTACCCATCTCGGCATTCTTAACATGTGTATTTGTTCCACCATTCTCAacctgcatatatatttacatattCCTCTTGTTACCCctagcatatatatatatatatatatatatatatattggcATTCATAAGAGGCAAATGGGTATGCCTAGATGTAGCATGTACCTTTCCGTCTCATCTTCAATtcgaatatatatatatatatatatatacgtatacaaaGGTATACATAGTTTACCTTTGACGTGCGTTTATGCGTTGAAGCATCGTTCGACGTTTTGTCTAACTGTGTCTGAAGAGAGCGACCTTCAAGCCTAGGATGCGTAGTCGAGGAAGACATTGAGGCTGGATCGATTCTTATAcatgcttatatatatacctatacgtatgcagttgcatgcaggcatATGTGCGGCTTGTATAcccatatatacatatatatacgtatatatatatatatatatgtaactGTAGACATAGGCGTACTATGCAAGTCCcacgacagacagagaccgaTACGGAGACTGAAGGAGATGTGAGTAGGTGAAAAAAACGATGACTGGAGGAattctttcttgttcttgtTTGGACTGCAGCGTAGTAAGTTGTGATCACGGGGATTATATGACGCTTCCGACTCAGAAAGACTTTCGGAGGTTTCTGGGGATTTCCTGTGGGTGTTTCAGCGTACACCTGCTCACGCCTTTGCATCTTCTCCATCGAGAGTCACAAGCCACTCACTGTTCTGTCTAGACGTATCCAAGCGCACACTTATCTCTGCGCATCTTTTTCGAGAAGCAAAACTCATCACTTGCGTTCTCTGGGCAGGTCGATGTCCCAGCCGTCTCGACTCCATACGCGCAGGAGGGGAGCCGCGACGCACGAGCAGACGCGCGTTTTCCCTGTCTGACTTTGTTGCGACCTGCGCAGCTGCAGCCTATGAGCGCGTTTGCGCTGTGTTGGAGAAGTCACGACTTTGGCGTTCTGCGCGGCGGAGAAAGCTCGAGAGCAACAGGAACCGCGGAAAGCCCCTTTCAGAGGCAAAGCCGCCAGCGAACTCCGCGGGTCTTGccgtcgcttctgtgtcAGAAGAACACAAACGGTTGCGGGTGCCTCGCTCCGAAGCTTCGAGTGGAAATGCACCTTGGGAGGCAGACAGGAGCCGAGAGCTGCCGTGGTCGTCGGAGGGCGTTTTGCGACGAGCCGAGCACCGGGGGCGACGCGAAACGGTCTCGGCGAGAGCGCAGGGATCGAGTTCGCGAGAGAGGTTCGTTTCCGTGAGTGGCGGAGCTTTTTTTCAGAGGCTTGCGACGAACTCCCAGAAGCCGTCGCGTCTCGCAGGCGCGGACCGAGTGGCAGGAAAACTGTGCGCGTCGGTGCCTTTGAAGGCAGCGAACTGCAGGCGCGCCGTCACTCGGTTGGCGGCCGAAGACCCCCAGAAGGGCAAGACGGCGAGTTCGAGCATGCCGACGGAGACCGGAGCCAGAGAGCGCTACGCGGAATGCACTCCCCAaatcgaggagagagagaaggcggacgcgaaagaagctCCGAGGCTGGAGAGCAGGGCGACAGAAGGAACCGGGGCCGAGAGAGAGTCAGATACACCcgaacagcgagaggaaacacagggGGAAGGACTGAGGAACTCTCGAGGATCGGAGGAAAAACACTCTGCGTCAGCAGGCGTCACCagtggagagaacgacgaagacgcgaatgGTGCAAAGTCACAAGGCGCCTCGCTACCGTAAGGCGtaaaaaacgcagagaagtcTGTCGGAAAACAACGGAAAGTAGATCACACGTCGCCCAGTGCACAGTTGAGTTtttacgcatgcatgtagcGGTTTCACAGTCCGTGTGTGATCTTTGAACTGCAGTTCCTCTACCAGTCTGTCTTCAGGCACACAACCAATTCCATCCTCCATCTCCAGAGTTCACGAAGACTGAAGCGAGTGGCGCCTTGTTCTCACAATAGTAACATGCctatctgtctgtcttcttctatctctctgtcagTCTATTCCTCTCCATTTTCACTGTATATGCATTTGCGTATATGTCTGAATGCGTCTGGTACTGCATTTAAACTCGATCGCTGCTGCCTTGCTTCAGCTCTGTTTGTCGGCGTCTCTAGGTGACATGCATGAGTTCTTCTTAGGACTTGCATAGAGAACTGCCTTCagtgccttctctctgcatttccACCCTAACCTGTTCATGGGTGTTCacgagcgaaggaagaaataCCCAGACGCGCGGAATAACAAGTGACGCTgctcttttcgtctcgatGACGAAAAACGACCAGCAGTCAAAGCGGCTGACACAAGAGGAAAATGCATCTGCCTCTGTAGGGAGATCCACGCGTTTACAAGAAGCTCGACAGTCGTATCTACGCATATATGCTGGCACATGTCCTTCACCCCCCCTGTCTGTGTTTACGGAtatctacatgcatataGATGTATACGCAATTTTGCATATTTGAATAGAGTGGGTGACACTCTCGAAACGTAGCCCACTTTGAGAGCCAGCCATCATTCGAGCCACTGCGTTGgcctctcctcgcgtctgGTGTATTGtaaaaacgaaggagagctGGGGCCTtgtttccgcgtctctgcgcttGCTTCCTGCGGCGTTTGTTTCGTCTTCAGAagcgcctttcttcttccggcCTCAGACGCGCCGtctgcctcgcttctccttcgcctccaaaCCCGCGCTGCGCCGGCGTCTGGCATTGCCGTCGAGCTCTCGATGCGGAGAGTCGCCGAGTCTGTGGCGGAAGGCCTCCTCGCGCATCGCacgaaggcgcagagaaggcgggaggTCACGGAGAACCAAGCCGCTCGCGAGACAGTGTGGGCGAGAGACGTCGACGACGCAAgcgagcgcgaggaggcCAGAACGCGCATAGAAGACGCAGTGACGGAAGCTCTGGAGGCACTCCGTCAGACTTGTGTCAGTGCAGGCACTGAACAGTTCTGTAgtagaggagagaaaacaactcGCCAGCATGAGACACTGAGAAGTCTGTTCCACGCACACAACAGTCGCGCCCTAAAGTGAAATCCATCCACCTCGTTATGCGTTAGTCACTTTCATATAattatatgtatgtacgttTTTTTGGTACAGAAGGCCTTCGTGGAGGTATATGGATGTCGACCTCTAGCCAGTCGTCAACTTGCGGTTTTtcattttttctctccactcccgaacgtcttcgcctcgcgctGTGGCTTCCAGTCTGTTTGAAAAGTTCATCTTTTTCTTTGATCCTAAAAGTCTCTGTTTAGACGACGCAGCAGCCCCAGTCGTTCATCCGCGCGgttgctgcttctcgtcACATTTTCGATCGGTCGCATGTagcttctttctttcttttctcgccttcgcagaTGGACCTCCTCTTCCGGTTCCGCAACGAGTTCGAACTTAAAGCGGCAACGACCCACTTGgcagcttctctgttccaTCGCTTCTTTTGCcaggctcttcttccttcttttcttttcgaaCAACAGTCTTTGCCGCCGGAGACTGACCCTGTTGCCTCCCAGGTATCTCCCCCCaaatctgtctctcttttctcagcTTCTTCGGCTGCTCTCGACAGTCCTCGTTCAGTCTCCGGCGCGACTTCTCCGTCGGCTTCTGGTGTCCTTTCCTGCCCCGTAATGTCTccatcttccttctcttcctcttttttgccttcttcttcttcatcttcatcttcatcatcttcttcctcctcttcgtcctcctcttctgcttcgccgtcttcttccctgtcacCTCGTCCAGGGTCTCTCGGCCTGGTGCCTCCTTCAGCTCGAGACGCCCCGGAGACGTTGCTACCTGCCGCTTCGTCTCGAGTCGGtgcgtttttccttgttCCTCCTGGGGAGCATCCGCTTTTCTGCGAGGTTCTCCGCTCCTGCGAAGAGCCTGGTTCCTCCTCAGATGTCGCGCCCAGCCTCTGTGCCGCCCAGGAGGCGCCGTCACTCGCGGCGCCGCGTTTCCTGCTCTCCTGTCACGGAGTCCGTCGcagtctcctcgccgccgctgcatgcgcgaaaaTTGCAGACGTTCACAACGAACGGTCTCTCGAATACTACAAAACAACGAATGCGCAAGACTACGCCACCAGAGTCGACGAATGCTTCGCGACGGCCTCGAAAAAAccttgtctttcttgtctcctgaGTCGTcaggagaagcgacgcgaAGAACACAGCACTCGCCGCATgcagggagaaaaagaaggagaagcagaagaaggagaagcagaagaaggagaagcagaagaaggagaagcagaaggaagtgaGTTTGGACGAGGGAACAGAGAcggggaaagcagagaaggaaacgtcAGGAAAGATGTGAACGAAGGAATCacacaggaaagagagggaatcgaggcgaaaagacagaggctgagagGACGGGGAGGGGCAGAAaagcttccttttcttctcgtgctTCCCCGTCGGTTTACCACTCACTATGTTTAGTTTCCTCCCCCTGTTCtacttcttcttcatcagCGGTTCCCCCTTATGTGTCTactctctctttttcagtttctgtttcgtcttcttctggatGTTCTGCCGCCTCCACACTCCccctttcgtctttctcttctcgtcgttcTTCCGCTCGCGACGAGGCGGCACCTTGTTGTGCGTGGGCAACGCGACTCTCCGCTTCGAgcctcgtttctctggaaaaagaaattctgcagaaactgtcttttcgcctctgtcgTCCTACAACCGTCTGGTGCGCCGCGCTGCTCTGGGATGTGActcagctgtctgtacactcggcgcggcagcgaagagcgCTCAGCCGCGTCGCGCTCGCAGAGCCCCGAACCAGCGCAGCAAGGCCTCTGTCTAGGCGCCCTGTCACTGATTCCTCTCCAGTGGATTCTCCTTCGTATATGCTCCCTCAGAAGCGGCTTTGGtcgggaagagacaggaccGAGGAACGCAGCCGAAGAACCAGCCGGGAGCCTGTGCGTAGAAAtggcagagaaaacgaggaagaagagaccaCAGCTCGCCGCAGCCGAGATGTGACTTTCGCggcggcgagagcgacggcgcTGGAGGAAGGAGCCGTGCGGGGAcggccttctttgtctccccagaggcggaagacgaggaaggctgCATCTCGCGCTCTCCCCAACAGCTCATCTAAAGAAGCCGACCTTCGCGCGACAGCGACACAatcggcagagaagagaggaaaccgaggaaACGCTGCAGCAACtgtggaggagaaacgaggcggtggacagcaaagagaagacggcaagAGAGCCGCCAAGGTTCTGGAAGGAAGGTCGACCAACAGTCACGATAAGCGCTCACGCAGATCGACGTTCTGCGCCCTCAACCGGAGACTCGGCAGCCGCGAAGGAACGGCTTTGTCTGAGACTTTGTTCAGTGCCTCGAATCCCTCCGATGATGGGATCTATTCGAGGAGCAGCTCGAGTTCTTGTTCGaattcctcgtcttcctcttcgtttccttcttcttctttcctctgtgcttcttccttctccccggagtccgtcgcttctgtgCGTGCTGCCGCTCCTGTGGATCGGGCGCCAGAAAgcctctttgcttctcgtCGGTTTCCACCGCATCCGATGGACCTCTGTTGCTCTGccggcgtcttctcgctgcctctcccttcgcCCCGGCGCCTAAAGCAGTGCCAAcgcttctgttctctcctcgcagaTCTGTCGCTCTACGACCTGCGTTTGGTCAGTgcgccgcctctgctgctggCCCAGCTTCTGCATTTGCGGTCGctcttcactttttttcctgagcttctttctcctctcgcctccctcgcAGAGCACGCAGGCCAGTCCGGAGCACCCGGCGCTCTGCGCGCGGCGTGGACGGCCTTgcgcgaaggcgagaccTCTGGAGATCCCAACGAATCACGAAGGCGGAtgcggagggagagaggtcGCGTTGCTCCCGCGAAAGAGCGAACTCAGTCGCAGGGAGGAATGTTTCCGGGTGCCTTCGATGCACCCGCGTCTCCTGCTGCCTCGTCTGCCTTCCCCGCTACCTTTTCAGCTGCtgcctgttcttcttctgttgcttcttcgGCCATTTTggcttctctggagagcgTCTGTGGGCCGCTGCTTTCTCCCGGCGTTCGACGGCAGCTGTGCGTCGGGCCGCGGCATCCCTGGGAAGTTCTTCGACtcgcagaagctgctggcGCGTTGGAGACGCATACGCGAGCCTCGCAGGAGTTGCGCCGCGCGCCGCTGCTCTtccccgcgcatgcagctgcagctgcgggGCCGTCCGgcgccctcgccttcctccgcttcgccGCGCTGCTGCACGAGAGGCGCATCCGTCAGCTCGAGGAACGGGAGGAGGACGACAgccgacgcagaggcaggaacgaaggagaaaaacggaggcgACCAGGAAACGCGCGCCGAGACATccgaagcgaagaaggagaagaaggcgagggacgagagggagagggggaaggaaacgaaacgcagagagagagagagggagaaggagaagaaggagagggagaaagagaaggagaagaaagaggagaaaagacgtATGgtgaagggaggaggaaggatGTAGGGGAACCGGAGCCGCGGGATCACATCTCAGAGCCACAGCAGGAAGAGCATCGAGAAACCGCGCTACGGCATCACTTAGCGGGGCACTGTTCCTCGCGACTGGAAGAGCTGGAAGAgcaagagggagacggcgctggcgaggaaaaaagaacgcATCGTCAGAGAGGGTGGGtgacagaaagaggagacgcatgcgctgtcgcgctggaggagaaggaacgccGCGCGCCactgagaagaagcgaagtcCGTCCAGAGTCGAGACGCGCATCTGGCGCGACTGTGCAAGGCTCCACCACACAGCGGGGTGCTgacaaagacgcagaaggactTTCCAGCTTTGCTGAGACATCCTTTGAACAAACGCGAGATCAAAACAGATTGGAAAAAAGGAGGCCAGGAAACGCCAGCCAAGGACaactggagagac
This window of the Toxoplasma gondii ME49 chromosome VI, whole genome shotgun sequence genome carries:
- a CDS encoding cyclin-dependent kinase (encoded by transcript TGME49_239910), with translation MMAPVTCTMSKSPRGGVQCRPLKAEDHPFSGSTVSRTARTSRTESGHPAVCATSQSSGTCRLVSCIPQSPIAPSCYGSPSIGSFSIPSLAASCPWCSRSRDPEQSPLFTRVAVRSVNLASANAEVDDGVPASILREASLLQELRLQLIHVRRRQDREELERKRQHEITRSAYRCSSSIALTAVPPTLPSTCPVWLPSRSSLPPRERRPRSEWNVDHDQAEFPYGPLHDNSGDPGMETAGQTTQLGDVSALIRRRARDAHESMNIVEFFGCQIEGSTLYMITDFCESNLRTFWEKLLRGLSRLHSHGILHRNLKPENILIRPCTGGKEGPEPAATVTREGMRSRFSSRTDWPISKTSEPLTAPETSSTPRLVQTFIRDGNGAKERTIRKIARHKRVAVSVPCSPEEREAASGDEMDEILPNVDVELSDFGFSRLLQETRGAYTPENPKDRERSYRESRRLFYRAPELLLMRGDGTVDSAPMYSFGVDIWSVAIIFMELALLRPPFRADSEMIYLLQIFRLLGTPVDARTWAEMCGLPVPADPSAEHRPFSRQNPFFPRLRVEHFPVTRSPPLYSGVSDIPPSFVERGGHDSQAKHRAQTLAAQAATQTRVKQTKRPSVSTLARPEVFTTRASVANERSSSSSLDSSASSSLGLRDRVSAPCKTTLPQRKSQSADDGEDTEEPQERKRRARERDRREGSQEAEADRTGYSVQREYARQSDEEETRYRNDEGVDGAVPHRGRERRRSAPTFAIQRREAERIRRDPDAPEMAVFSSPAYAQHMARAPRLPPPEESSDRRMLAESLFFPSEQTGLQGSSLLSRSSRDPQEEVTPTEGTESVETAALLKEAEMWVRMLPLWPPADWDKVIDYFHREEEKRETEEDEEEREKEEASYFAETRLATNSQKPSRLAGADRVAGKLCASVPLKAANCRRAVTRLAAEDPQKGKTASSSMPTETGARERYAECTPQIEEREKADAKEAPRLESRATEGTGAERESDTPEQREETQGEGLRNSRGSEEKHSASAGVTSGENDEDANGAKSQGASLPSAFLLPASDAPSASLLLRLQTRAAPASGIAVELSMRRVAESVAEGLLAHRTKAQRRREVTENQAARETVWARDVDDASEREEARTRIEDAVTEALEALRQTCMDLLFRFRNEFELKAATTHLAASLFHRFFCQALLPSFLFEQQSLPPETDPVASQVSPPKSVSLFSASSAALDSPRSVSGATSPSASGVLSCPVMSPSSFSSSFLPSSSSSSSSSSSSSSSSSSSASPSSSLSPRPGSLGLVPPSARDAPETLLPAASSRVGAFFLVPPGEHPLFCEVLRSCEEPGSSSDVAPSLCAAQEAPSLAAPRFLLSCHGVRRSLLAAAACAKIADVHNERSLEYYKTTNAQDYATRVDECFATASKKPCLSCLLSRQEKRREEHSTRRMQGEKEGEAEEGEAEEGEAEEGEAEGISVSSSSGCSAASTLPLSSFSSRRSSARDEAAPCCAWATRLSASSLVSLEKEILQKLSFRLCRPTTVWCAALLWDVTQLSVHSARQRRALSRVALAEPRTSAARPLSRRPVTDSSPVDSPSYMLPQKRLWSGRDRTEERSRRTSREPVRRNGRENEEEETTARRSRDVTFAAARATALEEGAVRGRPSLSPQRRKTRKAASRALPNSSSKEADLRATATQSAEKRGNRGNAAATVEEKRGGGQQREDGKRAAKVLEGRSTNSHDKRSRRSTFCALNRRLGSREGTALSETLFSASNPSDDGIYSRSSSSSCSNSSSSSSFPSSSFLCASSFSPESVASVRAAAPVDRAPESLFASRRFPPHPMDLCCSAGVFSLPLPSPRRLKQCQRFCSLLADLSLYDLRLVSAPPLLLAQLLHLRSLFTFFPELLSPLASLAEHAGQSGAPGALRAAWTALREGETSGDPNESRRRMRRERGRVAPAKERTQSQGGMFPGAFDAPASPAASSAFPATFSAAACSSSVASSAILASLESVCGPLLSPGVRRQLCVGPRHPWEVLRLAEAAGALETHTRASQELRRAPLLFPAHAAAAAGPSGALAFLRFAALLHERRIRQLEEREEDDSRRRGRNEGEKRRRPGNARRDIRSEEGEEGEGREGEGEGNETQREREGEGEEGEGEREGEERGEKTYGEGRRKDVGEPEPRDHISEPQQEEHRETALRHHLAGHCSSRLEELEEQEGDGAGEEKRTHRQRGWVTERGDACAVALEEKERRAPLRRSEVRPESRRASGATVQGSTTQRGADKDAEGLSSFAETSFEQTRDQNRLEKRRPGNASQGQLERQGRRKLRRLPPAALALLLPDDESVDALLRMTSE